The Saprospiraceae bacterium genome includes the window GACCCTACGCGATTGCAAGCAGATGATGTTTTTCTGCCCGCCGGGTCTGCCTACCATTTTTTTAGCATGGAAGCAAGTTACCAATCTGACCAACGGAAGAAACTCTTTTATGAAGTACAACCCAATATTGGGCAATTTTATAATGGTTTTCGAGCGGGGATGGCAGGCAATTTCACCTTCCGTTACCAGCCCTATGGCGCCATTGCCATCGCTTATGATTACAATTTCATCAAACTGGAAGCCCCTTTCAAGCCTGTTAACATCTGGCTCGTGGGCCCCCGTATTGACCTTACCTTTTCGAAAAACCTTTTTCTTACAACCTTCATTCAGTACAACAACCAATTGGATAACCTGAATATCAATTCACGGTTTCAATGGAGATTTCAGCCTGTTTCAGATTTCTTTTTGGTGTATACAGACAATTACATCACCGATCCATTTAGCCAATTTAGTACGCGCAACCGGGCCATTGTGGCTAAGTTGACGTATTGGTTGAATTTGTGATGAGGGGACCTTCTTTCTCTCCATTGCTCTTAAAAAGCCATCTGCTTCCTGTTCAATTCTGAACAGACTTTGTACAATTCTGAACACCCTTTATCAGGAACTTTAATTTTAAGTTATTGAATATCAGTTTATTAAGCCAGTGGCATGGATTTTGAATAACTATTTCATATTCAATGACTTAATACCTGGTTTATGCTAAAACACTACCTAAAAGTCGCTATCAGAAATATGGTCAAATACAAAGGGTATGCTTTGATCAATATAGCTGGATTAACCATGGGCTTAGCTATTTGTTTTATTCTTTTTTTATGGGTGAAAGATGAGTTAAGTTATGATCGTTTTCATGCCCATGCAGATCGTATCTATCGCGCACAGTGGGAAGCACGTTATGGTGATAATGAATGGAAAACACCGATGGTCCCGGTCCCTTTAGCAGAAACATTGAAAAGGGAGTTTCCAGAAGTAGAAGAAGTGACGCAAATCTATCCAGGCAATATGAGTCTGAAGTTAGGAGAAGATTTTGTCCGGGAATCCAAATTTCTCTTTGTAGATGAAGGTTTTTTTGATGTATTTACCATCACTACCCTTGCTGGCGAAGCTAAATCAGTGGCTACAGATGTCAATGCTGTATTGCTAACCGAAGCATCGGCTGAACGCTATTTTGGTACGACGGAGAATGTTATTGGCAAAGAGGTGATGCGGAATGATGGAAAAACCTTCCAGGTCAAAGGCATCGTAAAAGCTTTCCCCGTACAATCTCATTTGAAATTTGACTTTTTGGCCTCTCTAAAGCATATTACACGCTTGGAGCAACGGAAAACGGAATGGGGCTCTGCGAGTTGTTTTACTTATTTTTTATTGAAAGACCTGGGTAATGTAGCAGAATTGGATAAGAAGTTTCAAGCCTATGTAGAAAAAAACGTTGTAGATGATGATTTTAAGGTGGGCAATAATTTTACTCGTTTTCCTTTTGAAATCATTTCGGATATACACCTCAAACCCAACCTATCTTATATATGGATGTTTGGCCTGATTGCCTTTATCATCTTATTACTAGCCAGTGTCAATTTTATAAATCTGGCCACGGCCCGATCGATTACGCGGGCAAAGGAGATCGGCCTTCGGAAAGTAATGGGATCTCAGCGAGGGCAGTTGATCCGCCAATTTTTCGGAGAGGCCTTTATTTACGTTTTCCTTTCCTTGGTATTGGCGATCATTCTAGCATGGGAAATTTTGCCCTACTTCAATGACATAGCAGATAAATCATTGGCCATCCAGTTTCTTCAGACACCCTTTGTCTGGTTATTGGCCTTAGGTCTGGTGTTTTTTACGACGGTCATGACCGGGGTCTTCCCAGCGCTTGTTTTGTCCTCTTTTGTACCTTTGCAGGTATTGAAAGGCAGTATCAGTAAATCGAAAAAAGGCAATCGCTTCAGACAGGGCCTGGTCATTCTCCAATTTAGTATTTCGGTCGCATTGATAATTGGAACGATGATCATTAACAATCAACTTCAGTTCTTACAAAATTTTCAGCTTGGGTTTGATAAAGAACAGGTATTGGTATTGCGTAAAGCAACAGGACTAGGAAATAACTTTTACCCTTTTATGGAAAGGTTGCGAACTTTGCCAGGAGTAGAGCAAGTAAGTGCGGCCCAATACCTTCCTGGTGATGAATATGACAGCACCATTTTTGTGCCAGAGCAACCCGCTAATATCAATGCTACGTCCCTCACTTATGCCCATGTCGATGAATATTTTGTCGATGTTTTAAAATTGAAGGTACTCGAAGGAAGGAATTTCGATCTATCTATAACTACCGATAGTACGGCGTACTTGATCAATGAAACGGCAGCCAAAAGAATGGGTTGGGAGGACCCCATCGATAAGAAAATTTCCTATGGCGGAAGCGTAGAAGGTCGCGTCATTGGCGTCGTTGAAGATTTTAATTTTTCTTCATTGCATGATGAAGTAGATCCTATCATTTTGAGGATGAATGCCTGGAAACCTTCCAATCTTGCCATCCGCCTCCGGTCGGGTAACTTACAAGATCAAATTGCTGGCATTCAGGCTATTTGGAAGGAAATGGCTACTAATGTGCCCTTTGAATTCAACTTCCTGGATGAGGAAATACAAGAAATGTATGTGCGCGAAGAACGGATGTCTAGCATCTTTTCTGTTTTTGCGGCCCTGGCCATTTTTATTGCCTGTATAGGTTTGCTAGGTCTATCAGCTTTTTTGATTACACAAAGAACCAAAGAAATTGGGATTCGCAAAGTGTTGGGGGCTTCTGTCAGCAGCATTGTCCAATTATTATCAGCTGAGTTTCTGCGATTGGTCGTGCTTGCCCTATTCCTTGCCTTTCCTATTGCCTGGTACTTTATGCAAAACTGGTTGAAAAATTTCGCTTATCAAGTGGATATTTCCTGGACGGTATTTATGCTTGCAGGCATCGTCGCGATGGGAATTGCTGTTTTTACGGTCAGCTTTTTAAGTATTAGGGCCGCCTTGGCCAATCCGGTGGAGAGTTTGCGGAACGAATAGGCATATTCCGCAAGTTTCGGGTCTTTTCTAAGTCCGGGTACGCCTATTTTTGTGTCATAAAATTTGATAAAATGAATGACCAAGAAAAAATCAATTACCATCGGATTGCAGAGGCGATTGAATATATTAGGCAAAACTTCAAAGGCCAGCCTAAGCTGGAGGAGGTGGCACAAAGCGTTCATCTTAGCACCTTCCATTTCCAACGCCTATTCAGCGACTGGGTGGGCGTGAGTCCCAAGCAATTTTTGCAATATATTAGCTTGGAACATGCAAAAAAAATGTTACAGGATCAACAGGCAACGCTATTTGATGCTGCCCTTGAGACAGGCCTATCGGGGACGGGACGTTTGCATGATTTATTTGTCAATATTGAAGGCATGACCCCTGGAGAATTTAAAAACGGAGGTAAAAGCTTATCCATCAATTACAGTTTTGCTGAGAGCCCCTTTGGTCATATACTGATCGCATCGACCCATAAAGGGATCTGTTATATGTCCTTTGTGGAAGCGGAGAAAGCTGCCTTTTCCGAACTTCAAAGTCATTTCCCCAATGCCCAGTTTCGGCAAATGGTAGACCTTATCCAACAAAATGCTTTTTACATTTTCACCAAAGACTGGGATAAACTCGATCAAATCAAATTGCACTTGAAGGGTACCGATTTCCAACTCAAGGTTTGGGAAGCCTTGTTGAAAATACCGAAGGGCAACCTATCTACTTATGGCCGTATTGCGCAAACGATCCAAAAACCAAAAGCTTCGAGAGCAGTTGGGACCGCCATTGGTAGCAATCCTGTTGCCTATTTGATTCCATGCCATCGAGTCATCCGCGCCAATGGGGACTTCGGGCAGTACATGTGGGGTGCCACCCGGAAAACGGCTATCATTGGCTGGGAAGCGGCCGCCATGGATGGATGAGCTTAAAAGCGCAAAATTTATTACTTTGTTGCTTTATTCATTGCCAAACATCATCATGGGAAGAACCATTATTATCTGTGTAGGAATTTGTTTACTCCTGTCTAGCACAAAAGAAGCATCACTGCCGCCTATCCTTGAACCAAGCTCAATGGCCTATGGGCCAGATGGGCGCCTGGTTATCGCCTGGAACGCCAAGCTTTGGCTAGCCGTAGTTGATGCTGGAAAAGACGGTCTCCTGAAAAGTGATTGGCGACAAATAACCTTTGGGACCTCGGAAGAGCGAGACCCTGTTTGGATGCCCGATGGCAAAAGCTTGGTTTTTTCGTCCGATCGCGCAGGTCAATTTGATCTTTGGCAAATAAGCCTTCCGAAGCTTGACCCTGTTGGCGATCCGACCCTTTTGATTCAGTCTCCGCAGGCGGATATCCAGGCGAGTATTGCCAAGGATGGGACCATGGTTTGGGTGAGAGGCCTTGGCGCTGATGCAGATATTTGGGTAAAAAAGAAGGAAGGTTTACCCACCCAATTGACGAGTATATTGGGCCCTGATCATTCTCCCGCTATTCATCCCAATGGCCAGCAACTGCTTTATATCAGTGAAAGGAAAGGAAACCAGCAATTGCAGTTAATGGATTTGTTGGACAAAAAGAAAAAGCGGAGTCTGCCAGTTGCCCGAACGGCTTTGTCGCCTCAATGGTCCCCCGACGGGCGTCAGATCACTTACGCGACGCGCAATCAACCAATGGGGTTATGGGTGACTGACCCGGAAGGTAGTTATAACAATCTTTTGAGCACCGCCCGGTCAATAGGCGTTTGGGCTTCAGATGGTAGTCACCTGGTTTTATTGGAAATGCCCAGAAATCCACCCGCGTATAATGGGGACCCACAAAAAGGAGGGGGCCGACGTATTCAGCAAACCAATTGGCAATCATTGGGATTAAGTATCCTCCCCGCACCCATCCCGCCTGATCAGGAACGGAAAAATACGAGATTGAATATAACGGCCGTGGATACCCCCCTTTTACTAGCCCAATTTGACCAACGAGTAGCTTATTTAGATCAACGGTATGGACTGGCAGCGGGAGCAAATGGCGAACAATGGAACCAACTCGTCACCCAATGCCGAAAGGATCTGGCTAAGGCTAAAAAGCAGGAGGAAGCTGAAGCTATTTTATACCGACTCATCCAGGAAAGGCCACCTTTGAAAAAAGAAGCCACGGGGAAAGCGGGGATTTCGAGCGCTCATCCACTGGCTACAGCCGCGGGTTTAAGCATCCTCGAAAATGGAGGAAATGTGGTGGACGCAGCAGTAGCGATTTCCTTCGCCTTGGGGGTAGTGGAGCCGGATGCCAGTGGGGTAGGAGGATATGGAGAAATGCTGATTTACCTGGAAGGAATGGCTGCACCGACCAGTATTGAGTTCCTGACACGTGTGCCGGAGGCTGCTTCCTTGTCAAATGGGCAATTGCAGTCCTTGCCAAGTAGTGGCCCTGTCTTGGTGAATGTGCCAGGGACAGTTGCAGGGATGGAGTTGGCCTGGCAAAAGTACGGCAGTAAAAGGGTGCCCTGGGCGAATCTTTTGGCGCCTGCCATTACCTTGGCGAGGGAGGGATTCGTCATAGATGCCTCCTTTGCGACTACCCTGGAAACAGAGAAGGAGGCTTATATCAAATGTGAGCCTTGTCAATCCCTCTTTTTCAAAAATGGCCAACCCCTGCAAGCCGGGGATACCTTGCGAAATCCAGATCTGGCCTGGACCCTAAGCATGATCGCCTCCCGAGGACGGGATGGTTTCTATAAAGGCCCTGTCGCCCAACGAATGGTGGAGGATTTGCGGGGAAAAGGCAATGTGATGAACCTGGAGGATTTAGCCCGTTATTATGCCGTAGAACGTCCGCCCGTCCAAACGACTTACCGGGGTCATACCATTTATTCTGGCCCGCCTCCGGTGTCAGGCGGGGCGCTTCTCACTGCAAAATTGAATCTCTTAGATGGTTTTAAATCCCCGCAACCATATACCGG containing:
- a CDS encoding methylated-DNA--[protein]-cysteine S-methyltransferase translates to MNDQEKINYHRIAEAIEYIRQNFKGQPKLEEVAQSVHLSTFHFQRLFSDWVGVSPKQFLQYISLEHAKKMLQDQQATLFDAALETGLSGTGRLHDLFVNIEGMTPGEFKNGGKSLSINYSFAESPFGHILIASTHKGICYMSFVEAEKAAFSELQSHFPNAQFRQMVDLIQQNAFYIFTKDWDKLDQIKLHLKGTDFQLKVWEALLKIPKGNLSTYGRIAQTIQKPKASRAVGTAIGSNPVAYLIPCHRVIRANGDFGQYMWGATRKTAIIGWEAAAMDG
- a CDS encoding ABC transporter permease, translated to MLKHYLKVAIRNMVKYKGYALINIAGLTMGLAICFILFLWVKDELSYDRFHAHADRIYRAQWEARYGDNEWKTPMVPVPLAETLKREFPEVEEVTQIYPGNMSLKLGEDFVRESKFLFVDEGFFDVFTITTLAGEAKSVATDVNAVLLTEASAERYFGTTENVIGKEVMRNDGKTFQVKGIVKAFPVQSHLKFDFLASLKHITRLEQRKTEWGSASCFTYFLLKDLGNVAELDKKFQAYVEKNVVDDDFKVGNNFTRFPFEIISDIHLKPNLSYIWMFGLIAFIILLLASVNFINLATARSITRAKEIGLRKVMGSQRGQLIRQFFGEAFIYVFLSLVLAIILAWEILPYFNDIADKSLAIQFLQTPFVWLLALGLVFFTTVMTGVFPALVLSSFVPLQVLKGSISKSKKGNRFRQGLVILQFSISVALIIGTMIINNQLQFLQNFQLGFDKEQVLVLRKATGLGNNFYPFMERLRTLPGVEQVSAAQYLPGDEYDSTIFVPEQPANINATSLTYAHVDEYFVDVLKLKVLEGRNFDLSITTDSTAYLINETAAKRMGWEDPIDKKISYGGSVEGRVIGVVEDFNFSSLHDEVDPIILRMNAWKPSNLAIRLRSGNLQDQIAGIQAIWKEMATNVPFEFNFLDEEIQEMYVREERMSSIFSVFAALAIFIACIGLLGLSAFLITQRTKEIGIRKVLGASVSSIVQLLSAEFLRLVVLALFLAFPIAWYFMQNWLKNFAYQVDISWTVFMLAGIVAMGIAVFTVSFLSIRAALANPVESLRNE
- a CDS encoding gamma-glutamyltransferase gives rise to the protein MGRTIIICVGICLLLSSTKEASLPPILEPSSMAYGPDGRLVIAWNAKLWLAVVDAGKDGLLKSDWRQITFGTSEERDPVWMPDGKSLVFSSDRAGQFDLWQISLPKLDPVGDPTLLIQSPQADIQASIAKDGTMVWVRGLGADADIWVKKKEGLPTQLTSILGPDHSPAIHPNGQQLLYISERKGNQQLQLMDLLDKKKKRSLPVARTALSPQWSPDGRQITYATRNQPMGLWVTDPEGSYNNLLSTARSIGVWASDGSHLVLLEMPRNPPAYNGDPQKGGGRRIQQTNWQSLGLSILPAPIPPDQERKNTRLNITAVDTPLLLAQFDQRVAYLDQRYGLAAGANGEQWNQLVTQCRKDLAKAKKQEEAEAILYRLIQERPPLKKEATGKAGISSAHPLATAAGLSILENGGNVVDAAVAISFALGVVEPDASGVGGYGEMLIYLEGMAAPTSIEFLTRVPEAASLSNGQLQSLPSSGPVLVNVPGTVAGMELAWQKYGSKRVPWANLLAPAITLAREGFVIDASFATTLETEKEAYIKCEPCQSLFFKNGQPLQAGDTLRNPDLAWTLSMIASRGRDGFYKGPVAQRMVEDLRGKGNVMNLEDLARYYAVERPPVQTTYRGHTIYSGPPPVSGGALLTAKLNLLDGFKSPQPYTGDAATLHAMIEAWKLSPSTSGRLADPGLWPVDLTPFTDKPFADARWLSCFNPAQSVNPNDSACIDTRIAASWGAEGVLEARSSTGTTAFAVADAQGNMVSVTQTLGTWGGNFYVSPGLGFLYNDKLSSYGTNPQRYNARIPFARNVTSISPSMIFKGTKGTQVPYVALGAAGNAWINSAVYQMTSGIVDQGLGPQAALELPRFLVGMQRDANNRQKVKEIVIQLEDGFAPGVLQQLQFLGHELQLISAPGELRMGYGAAVMVEQGSVRAGADPRRSGEAGAVEE